One region of Carya illinoinensis cultivar Pawnee chromosome 8, C.illinoinensisPawnee_v1, whole genome shotgun sequence genomic DNA includes:
- the LOC122318835 gene encoding ribonuclease P protein subunit p25-like protein — MDRYQRVEKPRAETPIDANEIRITSQGRMRNYITYAMSLLQEEKGSSEIVFKAMGRAINKTVTIVELIKRRIVGLHQNTSIGSTDITDTWEPLEEGLLPLETTRHVSMITITLSKNELNTSSVGYQAPLPAELVKPSTEFDYDGEGSPNGRGWGRGGRGRAKARGNGFVAADYEDGGWDRGRGNARGRGRGRGRGFRGRGRGWYGGPQVDTQQEGGYHREAPAQGRGRGRGRGNRGRGRGFRSNGPIQAAA, encoded by the exons ATGGATCGGTACCAGAGAGTCGAGAAGCCGAGAGCTGAGACGCCGATTGATGCGAATGAGATTCGTATTACGAGTCAGGGAAGGATGCGCAACTATATCACCTATGCCATGAGCTTGCTTCAA GAGGAAAAAGGTTCAAGTGAAATTGTATTCAAGGCAATGGGAAGAGCCATCAACAAGACAGTGACAATTGTGGAGTTAATTAAG AGAAGAATTGTTGGCCTTCATCAGAATACTTCAATTGGATCCACCGATATAACCGATACATGGGAGCCCCTGGAGGAAGGCCTCCTTCC ATTGGAAACCACGAGGCATGTGTCAATGATAACAATAACCCTTTCAAAGAATGAACTGAATACATCCTCTGTTGG GTACCAGGCTCCATTACCCGCAGAGCTGGTGAAGCCATCTACAGAGTTTGATTATGATGGAG AGGGTTCACCTAATGGTCGAGGTTGGGGCCGTGGTGGCAGAGGAAGGGCAAAAGCTAGAG GGAATGGTTTTGTGGCAGCTGATTATGAGGATGGAGGTTGGGACCGCGGTCGGGGCAATGCAAGGGGTAGGGGTCGTGGAAGAGGACGTGGTTTCCGTGGCCGTGGAAGGGGATGGTATGGTGGACCTCAAGTTGATACACAGCAAGAGGGAGGATACCATCGAGAAGCACCTGCTCAAGGCcgtg GACGAGGCCGTGGGAGGGGAAATCGTGGAAGGGGCCGTGGCTTTAGATCCAATGGACCGATCCAGGCAGCTGCATGA